A genomic segment from Actinomadura hallensis encodes:
- a CDS encoding bifunctional aldolase/short-chain dehydrogenase, translating to MTSTPPEVEQLLERARTLGSDPRNTNYAGGNASAKGTVTDPVTARDVELMWVKGSGGDLGTLTEEGLAVLRLDRLRALVDVYPGVEREDEMVAAFDYCLHGKGGAAPSIDTAMHGLVDAAHVDHLHPDSGIAIATAADGEELTRRIFGDRVAWVPWRRPGFQLGLDIAQIRRENPQAIGVILGGHGITAWGDTSEECKANSLDIIRTAEAYIAEHGKADPFGEVVHRTLPERERRARAAALFPLLRGLASTDRPQVGHFTDSDVVLDFVSRAEHPRLAALGTSCPDHFLRTKVRPMVLDLPPDAPLDDVRARLRELHAAYREEYAAYYERHASPDSPPMRGADPAIVLVPGVGMFSFGANKQTARVAGEFYVNAINVMRGAEALSRYAPIDEAEKFRIEYWELEEAKLRRMPKPKPLAARVALVTGGGSGIGAATARRLAAEGACVVVADRDASAAEKIAAEIGAGALRASDAAVAVEADVTSEDEVAAAVREAVLAFGGVDLVVNNAGLSISKPLLETTVADWDLQHDVMARGSFLVSRETARVMIEQGMGGDIVYISSKNGVFAGPNNIAYGATKADQAHQVRLLAAELGEHGIRVNGVNPDGVVRGSGIFAGGWGAERAAVYGVEEEKLGEFYAQRTLLKREVLPEHVAAAVFALTGGDLTHTTGLHVPVDAGVAAAFLR from the coding sequence ATGACGTCCACCCCACCAGAGGTGGAGCAACTGCTGGAACGGGCCCGCACTCTGGGCTCGGACCCGCGCAACACCAACTACGCGGGCGGCAACGCCTCGGCCAAGGGCACCGTCACCGACCCCGTGACGGCCCGCGACGTCGAGCTGATGTGGGTGAAGGGCTCGGGCGGCGACCTCGGCACCCTCACCGAGGAGGGCCTGGCCGTCCTGCGGCTCGACCGGCTGCGCGCCCTCGTGGACGTGTACCCGGGCGTCGAGCGCGAGGACGAGATGGTCGCCGCGTTCGACTACTGCCTGCACGGGAAGGGCGGCGCCGCGCCGTCGATCGACACCGCGATGCACGGCCTGGTCGACGCCGCGCACGTCGACCACCTGCACCCCGACTCCGGCATCGCGATCGCGACGGCGGCGGACGGGGAGGAGCTCACCCGGCGGATCTTCGGCGACCGGGTCGCGTGGGTGCCGTGGCGGCGCCCCGGCTTCCAGCTCGGCCTGGACATCGCCCAGATCAGGAGGGAGAACCCGCAGGCGATCGGCGTGATCCTCGGCGGGCACGGCATCACCGCCTGGGGCGACACCAGCGAGGAGTGCAAGGCCAACTCCCTCGACATCATCCGCACCGCCGAGGCGTACATCGCCGAGCACGGCAAGGCCGACCCGTTCGGCGAGGTCGTGCACCGGACGCTGCCGGAGCGGGAGCGGCGCGCCCGCGCCGCCGCGCTGTTCCCGCTGCTGAGGGGCCTGGCGTCCACCGACCGGCCGCAGGTCGGGCACTTCACCGACAGCGACGTCGTCCTCGACTTCGTGTCCCGCGCCGAGCACCCGCGGCTCGCCGCGCTCGGCACGTCCTGCCCGGACCACTTCCTGCGCACCAAGGTCCGCCCGATGGTGCTGGACCTGCCGCCGGACGCGCCGCTTGACGACGTCCGGGCCCGCCTCCGGGAGCTCCACGCCGCCTACCGCGAGGAGTACGCGGCCTACTACGAGCGGCACGCGTCCCCGGACTCGCCGCCGATGCGCGGCGCGGACCCGGCGATCGTCCTCGTGCCCGGCGTCGGCATGTTCAGCTTCGGCGCGAACAAGCAGACCGCCCGGGTCGCGGGCGAGTTCTACGTCAACGCGATCAACGTGATGCGCGGCGCGGAGGCGCTGTCGCGCTACGCCCCGATCGACGAGGCGGAGAAGTTCCGCATCGAGTACTGGGAGCTGGAGGAGGCCAAGCTCCGCCGGATGCCGAAGCCGAAGCCGCTGGCGGCGCGGGTCGCGCTGGTCACCGGCGGCGGGTCGGGCATCGGCGCGGCCACGGCCCGCCGCCTGGCCGCCGAGGGCGCCTGCGTCGTCGTCGCCGACCGGGACGCGTCCGCCGCGGAGAAGATCGCCGCGGAGATCGGCGCGGGCGCGCTGCGCGCCTCGGACGCCGCCGTCGCCGTGGAGGCCGACGTCACGTCCGAGGACGAGGTCGCCGCGGCCGTCCGCGAGGCGGTCCTCGCCTTCGGCGGCGTCGACCTGGTCGTCAACAACGCCGGGCTGTCGATCTCCAAGCCGCTGCTGGAGACGACCGTCGCCGACTGGGACCTGCAGCACGACGTCATGGCGCGCGGCTCGTTCCTGGTGTCCCGCGAGACCGCCCGCGTCATGATCGAGCAGGGGATGGGCGGCGACATCGTCTACATCTCGTCCAAGAACGGGGTGTTCGCCGGGCCGAACAACATCGCCTACGGCGCGACCAAGGCCGACCAGGCGCACCAGGTCCGGCTGCTGGCCGCCGAGCTGGGCGAGCACGGCATCCGCGTCAACGGCGTCAACCCCGACGGGGTGGTCCGCGGATCGGGCATCTTCGCCGGCGGGTGGGGCGCCGAGCGCGCCGCCGTCTACGGCGTCGAGGAGGAGAAGCTCGGCGAGTTCTACGCCCAGCGGACGCTGCTCAAGCGAGAGGTGCTGCCCGAGCACGTCGCCGCCGCCGTCTTCGCCCTCACCGGCGGGGATTTGACCCACACCACCGGGCTGCACGTCCCCGTGGACGCCGGCGTGGCCGCCGCATTCCTGCGCTGA
- a CDS encoding ribokinase, translating to MTEERSRSREVVVVGSVNADLVIGVDRRPAPGETVLGSDLATHPGGKGANQAVAAARLGGRVGIVGRVGDDGHGELLRGALAADGVDLAHLTVTEGAPSGVALITVGPDGDNSIIVSPGANARLGPADVDAARDMIAGAAVVSFQLEVPMPAVEAAARVAAEAGGRVVLNLSPPAPVPDWLLALCDPLVVNEHEAAYLLGGGDGGRGPAETAEALVRSGPRSVVVTLGPEGAVIADGEGTAAVPSPKSDAVDTTGAGDAFTAALCLRLARGDALRDAARYATRVGAASVRRRGAQSSYPTPDELPGPPAE from the coding sequence GTGACTGAAGAACGCTCGCGGAGCAGGGAAGTCGTCGTGGTCGGGTCGGTCAACGCGGACCTGGTGATCGGCGTCGACCGCAGGCCCGCGCCCGGGGAGACCGTGCTCGGCTCCGACCTCGCCACCCATCCCGGCGGCAAGGGCGCCAACCAGGCCGTCGCGGCGGCGCGGCTCGGCGGGCGCGTCGGCATCGTCGGCCGGGTCGGCGACGACGGGCACGGCGAGCTGCTGCGCGGCGCACTCGCCGCGGACGGCGTCGACCTCGCCCACCTGACCGTCACCGAGGGCGCGCCGAGCGGCGTCGCCCTGATCACGGTCGGGCCGGACGGCGACAACAGCATCATCGTCTCGCCCGGCGCCAACGCCCGGCTCGGCCCCGCCGACGTCGACGCGGCCCGCGACATGATCGCCGGGGCGGCGGTCGTGTCGTTCCAGCTGGAGGTGCCGATGCCCGCCGTGGAGGCCGCGGCCCGCGTCGCGGCCGAGGCGGGCGGGCGCGTCGTGCTGAACCTCTCGCCGCCCGCGCCCGTCCCGGACTGGCTGCTCGCCCTCTGCGACCCCCTGGTGGTCAACGAGCACGAGGCCGCCTACCTGCTGGGCGGCGGTGACGGCGGACGGGGGCCCGCGGAGACGGCGGAGGCGCTGGTCCGGTCCGGGCCCCGCTCGGTCGTCGTCACGCTCGGGCCCGAGGGCGCCGTGATCGCCGACGGGGAGGGCACCGCGGCCGTCCCGTCCCCGAAGTCGGACGCCGTCGACACGACCGGCGCGGGCGACGCCTTCACCGCGGCGCTCTGCCTCCGGCTCGCGCGGGGCGACGCGCTGCGCGACGCCGCCCGCTACGCGACCCGCGTCGGCGCCGCCTCCGTCCGCAGGAGGGGAGCCCAGAGCTCCTACCCCACGCCGGACGAGCTGCCCGGCCCGCCCGCGGAATGA
- a CDS encoding Ppx/GppA phosphatase family protein — MRLGVLDVGSNTVHLLVVDAHQGARPLPAYSHKADLRLADHLDDADRLTEAGEKLLRDFVDEALQVAEDKGVEDLVAFATSAVRDAVNGEEVLAQIRADKGIDIRALSGEEEARLTFLAARRWFGWSSGRLLVFDIGGGSLEVASGIDEEPDVAFSLPLGAGRLTRDRFTADPPDPGEVRELRRHVRAEIARRVGDVARYGPADHAVATSKTFKQLARIGGAAPTAEGPYQRRVLAGRDLTEWAERLAPMPSAERAGLQGVSERRAEQLLAGAIVADAAMDLFGLRELEVCPWALREGVILRRLDMITA, encoded by the coding sequence ATGCGACTCGGCGTGCTGGACGTGGGCTCGAACACCGTGCACCTGCTGGTGGTGGACGCCCACCAGGGGGCGCGGCCCCTGCCCGCGTACTCCCACAAGGCGGATCTGCGGCTCGCGGACCACCTGGACGACGCGGACCGCCTGACCGAGGCCGGCGAGAAGCTGCTGCGCGACTTCGTCGACGAGGCGCTCCAGGTCGCCGAGGACAAGGGCGTCGAGGACCTTGTCGCGTTCGCGACCTCCGCGGTCCGCGACGCCGTCAACGGCGAGGAGGTCCTCGCCCAGATCCGCGCCGACAAGGGCATCGACATCCGGGCGCTGTCGGGCGAGGAGGAGGCGCGGCTGACGTTCCTCGCCGCCCGGCGGTGGTTCGGCTGGTCGTCGGGGCGGCTGCTCGTGTTCGACATCGGCGGAGGCTCGCTGGAGGTCGCGTCCGGGATCGACGAGGAGCCCGACGTGGCGTTCTCGTTGCCGCTCGGCGCGGGCCGGCTCACCCGCGACCGGTTCACCGCCGACCCTCCCGACCCCGGCGAGGTGCGGGAGCTGCGCCGCCACGTCCGCGCGGAGATCGCGCGCCGGGTCGGGGACGTCGCCCGGTACGGGCCGGCCGACCACGCGGTCGCCACGTCCAAGACCTTCAAGCAGCTCGCCCGGATCGGCGGCGCCGCGCCCACGGCCGAGGGCCCCTACCAGCGGCGCGTGCTGGCGGGCCGGGACCTGACCGAGTGGGCCGAGCGGCTCGCGCCGATGCCGTCCGCCGAGCGCGCCGGGCTGCAGGGCGTCTCCGAGCGCCGCGCGGAGCAGCTGCTCGCCGGGGCGATCGTCGCCGACGCCGCGATGGACCTGTTCGGCCTCCGGGAGCTGGAGGTCTGCCCCTGGGCGCTGCGCGAGGGCGTGATCCTGCGCCGCCTCGACATGATCACCGCGTGA